Proteins encoded by one window of Dokdonella sp.:
- a CDS encoding DUF1501 domain-containing protein, producing the protein MNAFDRRDFLKTCATGALTAGLVPGARLAFGQTEANNYDTIVVVYLRGGCDGLSLIPPISGNDRSHYEAARPTLRIPVSGNGAAFALANSDSPQATWGLHPRAAKLNTLYQQNKLAVVIGAGMPHPVTRSHFDAQQTMEYGTPGATGIGSGWLTRHLASAGLPANITIPALSAGSITANSLVASTESVTMGNGGDFKLDWSAWNWNHRDRYSGGAPNGFLGQVERLPELWAGNSALEAAGRQTLDALSIVRPMNFGNYAPANGAVYPTDNFGNQLKMIAQLLKADLGLRVAAIDLASWDTHNGQGVPTNSYDPFGILVQSLSDGLGAFYQDLNGTGANNFAQRTSIIVMSEFGRRLRMNGSGGTDHGYGNVMMVLGGSVNGGQVYGRQQFAGLVGEALFEGEDVQVTVDFRRVLSEALIRRAGNNHLGYIFPGYANYSPLGIFQGTDLPPDYSNDFDRLFAHGFEAA; encoded by the coding sequence ATGAACGCCTTCGATCGCCGTGACTTCCTCAAGACCTGCGCCACCGGCGCACTGACTGCCGGCCTCGTGCCGGGCGCACGCCTTGCCTTCGGCCAGACCGAAGCCAACAACTACGACACGATCGTGGTGGTCTACCTGCGCGGTGGCTGCGACGGTCTCAGCCTGATCCCGCCGATCAGCGGCAACGACCGCAGTCATTACGAAGCGGCGCGCCCGACCCTGCGCATCCCGGTCAGCGGCAACGGGGCGGCGTTCGCGCTGGCCAACTCCGACAGCCCGCAAGCAACCTGGGGCCTGCACCCGCGTGCGGCGAAGCTCAACACGCTCTACCAGCAGAACAAGCTGGCCGTGGTCATCGGCGCGGGCATGCCGCATCCGGTCACGCGCAGCCATTTCGATGCGCAACAGACCATGGAATACGGCACGCCAGGCGCGACCGGCATCGGCAGCGGCTGGCTGACCCGCCACCTGGCCAGTGCCGGCCTGCCCGCCAATATCACGATCCCGGCACTCTCGGCCGGCAGCATCACCGCCAACAGTCTCGTCGCCAGCACCGAATCGGTGACGATGGGCAACGGCGGCGACTTCAAGCTCGACTGGTCGGCGTGGAACTGGAACCACCGCGATCGTTACAGCGGTGGCGCTCCGAATGGCTTCCTCGGCCAGGTCGAGCGCCTGCCCGAACTCTGGGCCGGCAATTCCGCGCTGGAAGCAGCCGGCCGGCAGACACTCGATGCGCTGTCGATCGTGCGGCCCATGAATTTCGGCAACTACGCACCGGCCAACGGCGCGGTCTATCCGACCGACAACTTCGGCAATCAGCTCAAGATGATTGCCCAACTGCTCAAGGCCGACCTCGGCCTGCGCGTAGCCGCTATCGACCTGGCCAGCTGGGATACCCACAACGGTCAGGGCGTGCCGACCAACAGCTACGACCCGTTCGGTATCCTCGTGCAGTCGCTGTCGGACGGCCTCGGCGCGTTCTACCAGGATCTCAACGGCACCGGCGCAAACAACTTCGCGCAGCGCACCAGTATCATCGTCATGAGCGAGTTCGGCCGACGCCTGCGTATGAACGGCAGCGGGGGCACCGATCACGGCTACGGCAACGTGATGATGGTACTCGGCGGTTCCGTGAACGGCGGCCAGGTCTATGGTCGCCAGCAGTTCGCCGGCCTGGTCGGCGAAGCCCTGTTCGAAGGCGAGGACGTGCAGGTCACCGTCGACTTCCGCCGCGTGCTGTCGGAAGCCCTGATCCGCCGTGCCGGCAACAACCACCTCGGCTACATCTTCCCGGGCTACGCGAACTACAGCCCGCTCGGCATCTTCCAAGGCACCGACCTGCCGCCCGACTACAGCAACGACTTCGACCGCCTGTTCGCGCACGGATTCGAAGCCGCCTGA
- a CDS encoding DUF1800 domain-containing protein has protein sequence MSTALASTPVSTARRSLFGMLKAAVGLDSTPVPTMRHPGKAPIASAAVDPGTQVDFAIPPERVRWLNKTTFGYSTPLDAEFLALPGATMDAKWQAWVDQQLAPASITDTDCTNRLAAGGFSTLNKTLPQLWNDHVRNNPPYYTRMLPAYETECATIIRAVYSKRQLFERVVNFWHDHFSVFGFDYDIAPIFVHYDRDVIRTNAFGNFRTMLEQVATSTAMQLYLDNYASRGADFNENYARELIELHTLGVGNYFGPNPPFDVPCLTTTIHCPGSVPAGYVDNDVYEAAAALTGWTIKNGYWQYPNDNDGTFIYRADWHDRRNKIFLGLYIPPNNQPAMADGHAVFDRLVAHPGTAKFIATKMCRRFVGDAPSQALIDAVALDFSNNISAPDQITRMLRTILLSSEFKNAWGLGMKRPFETTMGGLRGLQSDFHPRPDNTSAWTLTERFVYQMQLCGHRSFYWGPPNGYPDRQGAWASTGSLAMTLKILSWLPEMRVNNDGSSALVSDIVAQTIAAFPTVSARTAGAIMGYWCDRLLGYRPEPTYGVVTSFLQQNATASEAIDITTDSWAGNNPTPNLKAHYTQQRLRTAVGMILMSADYFRR, from the coding sequence ATGTCGACTGCCCTTGCCTCGACGCCCGTTTCCACCGCACGCCGCTCGCTGTTCGGCATGCTCAAGGCGGCCGTCGGCCTCGACAGCACCCCAGTTCCGACCATGCGCCATCCCGGCAAGGCGCCGATCGCCTCGGCTGCCGTCGACCCCGGCACACAGGTCGATTTCGCCATCCCACCCGAGCGCGTGCGCTGGCTCAACAAGACCACGTTCGGCTACAGCACACCCCTCGACGCCGAGTTCCTCGCCCTGCCCGGCGCGACGATGGACGCGAAGTGGCAGGCCTGGGTCGACCAACAGCTGGCACCGGCGTCGATCACCGACACCGATTGCACCAACCGTCTCGCCGCCGGTGGTTTCAGCACGCTCAACAAGACACTGCCACAGCTCTGGAACGACCACGTCCGCAACAACCCGCCGTACTACACGCGCATGCTGCCAGCCTACGAGACCGAATGCGCGACGATCATTCGCGCGGTCTACAGCAAGCGCCAGCTGTTCGAGCGCGTGGTCAATTTCTGGCACGATCATTTCAGCGTGTTCGGCTTCGACTACGACATCGCGCCGATCTTCGTGCACTACGACCGCGACGTGATCCGCACGAACGCGTTCGGCAACTTCCGCACGATGCTCGAACAGGTCGCCACCTCGACGGCGATGCAGCTCTACCTCGACAACTACGCCAGCCGCGGAGCCGACTTCAACGAGAATTACGCACGCGAGCTGATCGAGTTGCACACGCTCGGCGTCGGCAACTACTTCGGCCCCAATCCGCCGTTCGACGTGCCATGCCTGACCACGACGATCCATTGCCCCGGCAGCGTGCCGGCCGGCTACGTCGACAACGACGTCTACGAAGCCGCCGCCGCCCTGACCGGCTGGACGATCAAGAACGGCTACTGGCAATACCCGAACGACAACGACGGCACGTTCATCTACCGCGCCGACTGGCACGACCGCCGCAACAAGATCTTTCTCGGCCTGTACATCCCACCGAACAACCAGCCGGCGATGGCCGACGGGCACGCCGTGTTCGACCGTCTCGTCGCGCATCCCGGCACGGCGAAATTCATCGCCACCAAGATGTGCCGCCGCTTCGTCGGCGACGCGCCCTCGCAGGCGTTGATCGATGCGGTTGCGCTCGATTTCTCCAACAACATCAGTGCGCCGGACCAGATCACGCGCATGCTGCGCACGATCCTACTCAGCAGCGAATTCAAGAATGCCTGGGGCCTCGGCATGAAGCGCCCATTCGAAACGACGATGGGCGGCCTGCGCGGCCTGCAGTCCGACTTTCATCCGCGCCCGGACAACACCAGTGCATGGACACTTACCGAGCGCTTCGTCTACCAGATGCAGCTATGCGGGCACCGCTCGTTCTACTGGGGCCCACCGAACGGCTACCCGGATCGTCAGGGCGCCTGGGCCAGTACCGGCTCGCTGGCAATGACACTGAAGATCCTCTCCTGGCTGCCCGAGATGCGCGTCAACAACGACGGCAGCTCGGCTCTGGTCAGCGACATCGTCGCACAGACCATTGCGGCTTTCCCGACGGTTTCGGCGCGCACGGCCGGCGCCATCATGGGCTACTGGTGCGACCGCCTGCTTGGCTATCGCCCCGAACCGACCTATGGCGTGGTGACAAGCTTCCTGCAGCAGAACGCCACGGCGTCCGAGGCGATCGACATCACCACCGACAGCTGGGCGGGAAACAATCCCACGCCCAACCTCAAAGCCCACTACACGCAGCAACGCCTGCGCACCGCTGTCGGCATGATCCTCATGTCGGCCGACTACTTCCGCCGGTGA
- the murB gene encoding UDP-N-acetylmuramate dehydrogenase, giving the protein MSGYAVDAAIAAGAGYTIVENASLEGRNSFRVKARAHLLVDIHDDDALAEVFAFRGLHTQPVLVLGEGSNLLFAGDWPGIVLVMTTRGIKVVESTPASDRVRVAAGENWNDFVHWSLVQGYAGLENLTLIPGSVGAAPIQNIGAYGVEVGEHVASVRAWDRHERQHVTLTHAECAFAYRDSLFKREPDRWLVTAVDFNLPREAAPRIDYAGIADELAALGGTVTPARIAEAVARLRTRKLPNPAVIGNAGSFFKNPLVDAETAAMLRTLHPALPTWPAGERVKLSAAWLIEAAGLKGWRDGHAGVSDLHALVLVNHGSASGADVWRVARHVIDRVRHRFGVELEPEPRIVPQAATLA; this is encoded by the coding sequence ATGAGCGGCTACGCCGTGGACGCCGCCATCGCCGCCGGAGCGGGCTACACGATCGTCGAGAACGCCTCCCTTGAAGGGCGCAACAGCTTCCGCGTCAAGGCGCGTGCCCATCTGCTCGTCGACATCCACGACGACGATGCGCTCGCCGAGGTGTTCGCCTTCCGCGGCCTGCACACGCAACCCGTGCTCGTCCTCGGCGAAGGCAGCAACCTGCTGTTCGCCGGTGACTGGCCCGGCATCGTGCTGGTGATGACCACGCGCGGCATCAAGGTCGTTGAAAGCACGCCGGCGTCCGACCGCGTGCGCGTGGCCGCCGGCGAAAACTGGAACGATTTCGTGCATTGGTCGCTGGTGCAAGGCTACGCTGGACTCGAGAACCTCACCTTGATTCCCGGATCGGTCGGCGCCGCGCCGATCCAGAACATCGGCGCATACGGTGTCGAGGTCGGCGAGCATGTCGCCAGCGTGCGCGCCTGGGACCGCCACGAACGGCAGCATGTCACCCTCACCCACGCCGAGTGCGCCTTCGCCTACCGCGATTCGCTGTTCAAGCGCGAACCCGACCGCTGGCTCGTCACCGCCGTCGATTTCAACCTTCCGCGCGAGGCCGCGCCGCGCATCGACTACGCCGGAATCGCGGACGAACTCGCCGCGCTCGGCGGAACGGTCACACCCGCGCGCATTGCCGAAGCGGTCGCACGGCTGCGCACGCGCAAGCTGCCGAATCCGGCGGTGATCGGCAATGCCGGCAGCTTCTTCAAGAATCCACTGGTCGACGCGGAAACCGCGGCGATGCTGCGCACCCTCCATCCGGCCCTGCCGACCTGGCCGGCCGGGGAGCGCGTGAAGCTCTCCGCCGCCTGGCTGATCGAAGCGGCCGGCCTCAAGGGCTGGCGCGACGGCCATGCTGGCGTTTCCGATCTGCACGCACTGGTCCTGGTAAACCACGGCAGTGCGAGCGGTGCCGATGTCTGGCGCGTTGCCCGGCATGTGATCGACCGCGTGCGGCATCGCTTCGGCGTCGAACTCGAACCCGAGCCGCGTATCGTGCCGCAAGCGGCCACGCTGGCGTAG
- a CDS encoding quinone-dependent dihydroorotate dehydrogenase encodes MYSIARNLLFRLDAERAHGLALRALDVAAASGLGGLLARRPAALPTRAFGIEFTNPVGLAAGLDKNAEHVDALAALGFGFIEVGTTTPRAQPGNPRPRLFRLPEHAAIINRLGFNNAGVDALLANAERTRWSGVLGINIGKNKDTPNERAVDDYLFCLERVYARAGYVTVNISSPNTQGLRDLQGEDALRRLLGELCDARERLAGRHGARKPILLKIAPDLDDSELDAIAEVLAASAIDGLICTNTTIERAAIAGARHADESGGLSGRPVFAKSTNVLAGMRRRLGTRLPLVGVGGILGGNDAAAKIDAGANLVQVYTGLVYRGPGLVAECVTALRAQLGARP; translated from the coding sequence GTGTACAGCATCGCCCGAAACCTGCTGTTCCGCCTCGACGCGGAACGTGCGCACGGCCTCGCCCTGCGTGCGCTCGACGTCGCCGCCGCAAGCGGTCTCGGCGGCCTGCTCGCGCGCCGCCCGGCAGCACTGCCAACCCGCGCGTTCGGCATCGAGTTCACCAACCCGGTCGGCCTTGCCGCCGGCCTGGACAAGAATGCCGAGCACGTCGACGCGCTGGCCGCGCTCGGCTTCGGCTTCATCGAAGTCGGCACCACCACCCCGCGCGCACAGCCCGGCAACCCGAGGCCCCGCCTGTTCCGCCTTCCCGAGCACGCCGCGATCATCAACCGACTCGGCTTCAACAATGCCGGCGTCGATGCCCTTCTCGCCAATGCGGAGCGCACGCGCTGGAGTGGCGTGCTCGGCATCAACATCGGCAAGAACAAGGACACGCCGAACGAGCGCGCGGTCGACGACTACCTGTTCTGCCTCGAACGCGTCTACGCACGTGCGGGATACGTCACCGTCAACATCTCCTCGCCGAACACCCAGGGCCTGCGCGACCTGCAGGGAGAGGACGCTCTGCGGCGACTGCTCGGCGAACTCTGCGACGCGCGCGAACGCCTCGCCGGACGCCACGGCGCACGCAAGCCGATCCTGCTCAAGATCGCGCCGGACCTCGACGACAGCGAACTCGACGCCATCGCCGAAGTGCTCGCTGCGAGCGCGATCGATGGCCTGATCTGCACCAACACGACAATTGAACGCGCAGCGATCGCCGGCGCGCGCCATGCGGATGAGAGCGGCGGGCTTTCCGGGCGACCCGTGTTCGCGAAATCGACCAACGTGCTCGCTGGCATGCGCCGGCGCCTCGGCACGCGCCTGCCGCTGGTCGGCGTCGGTGGCATCCTCGGTGGCAACGACGCAGCCGCCAAGATCGACGCCGGCGCGAACCTGGTGCAGGTCTACACCGGCCTCGTCTATCGCGGTCCCGGCCTCGTCGCTGAATGCGTCACGGCGCTGCGTGCGCAACTCGGAGCACGTCCATGA
- a CDS encoding DUF4190 domain-containing protein, translating into MNTIPTQTSGTAVVSLVSGILAWTILPIIGAIVAIVCGHLARGEIRRAIPGTVGGDGLAIAGLVLGYVQLVVSILVVIGFILMIVFFGMALGNWH; encoded by the coding sequence ATGAACACGATCCCTACCCAAACCAGCGGCACCGCCGTGGTCAGCCTCGTCAGCGGCATCCTTGCCTGGACCATCCTGCCGATCATCGGCGCGATCGTCGCAATCGTCTGTGGCCACCTCGCCCGCGGCGAGATCCGCCGCGCGATTCCCGGCACCGTCGGCGGCGATGGCCTGGCGATCGCCGGACTCGTGCTCGGCTACGTGCAACTGGTCGTGTCGATCCTCGTCGTGATCGGGTTCATTCTCATGATCGTCTTCTTTGGCATGGCCCTCGGCAACTGGCACTGA
- a CDS encoding cytochrome C — protein MKRFGILAGALALAAPVLANGAGDDPVARGRYLVMIAGCNDCHTAGFGPSGGKVPEAQWLLGDRVGFSGPWGTTYPSNLRLTLGRLGLDEWKRYARNAVLRPPMPYWALNTMSDADLEALWRFTRSLGDAGEPAPTALPPGQEPALPVFRLELPPATP, from the coding sequence ATGAAACGCTTCGGCATCCTGGCGGGCGCGCTCGCCCTTGCCGCCCCCGTGCTGGCCAACGGAGCCGGCGACGACCCAGTCGCCCGTGGCCGCTACCTGGTGATGATCGCGGGCTGCAACGACTGCCACACGGCCGGCTTCGGCCCCAGCGGCGGCAAGGTACCGGAGGCACAGTGGCTGCTCGGTGACCGCGTGGGCTTCTCCGGTCCATGGGGCACGACCTATCCCTCCAACCTGCGTCTCACCCTCGGCCGGCTCGGGCTCGACGAATGGAAGCGCTATGCGCGCAACGCGGTGCTGCGCCCACCGATGCCCTACTGGGCGCTCAACACGATGAGCGACGCCGACCTCGAGGCACTGTGGCGATTCACGCGCTCGCTCGGTGACGCCGGCGAACCTGCGCCTACCGCGCTGCCACCCGGCCAGGAGCCTGCGCTGCCGGTTTTTCGCCTCGAACTGCCGCCCGCAACGCCCTGA
- the tcdA gene encoding tRNA cyclic N6-threonylcarbamoyladenosine(37) synthase TcdA has protein sequence MNRAIDDFATIDQRFHGVERLYGAGAVARFARARVAVVGIGGVGSWIVEALARSGVGRLVLIDADDICLSNTNRQLHALEGHYGQPKVEVMAARARAINPRIEVEAIAEFLTPSNLERLLGSGHDLVIDACDAFRVKVETIAWCRRRKQPLVVVGSAGGRVDPTLIRVRDLSKTEHDALLALVRKKLREEFGFPRGPKRYFSVPAVYSLENVRYPQADGSVCGTRPVTNDGGMRLDCGAGLGAATHVTASFAFAAVARALEKLLDAKDPQEPVHGRPGVATMQKHSP, from the coding sequence ATGAACCGGGCCATCGACGATTTCGCCACGATCGACCAGCGCTTCCATGGCGTCGAGCGCTTGTATGGCGCCGGAGCCGTTGCAAGGTTTGCACGAGCGCGAGTGGCCGTGGTTGGTATCGGAGGGGTGGGTTCATGGATCGTCGAGGCACTGGCGCGCAGCGGCGTCGGCCGGCTCGTGCTGATCGATGCCGACGATATCTGCCTGAGCAACACGAACCGCCAGTTGCATGCGCTGGAAGGCCACTACGGCCAGCCCAAGGTCGAGGTCATGGCAGCCCGTGCGCGCGCGATCAATCCGCGCATCGAAGTCGAGGCGATCGCCGAGTTCCTGACTCCGTCCAACCTCGAACGCCTGCTCGGCAGCGGGCACGATCTCGTCATTGACGCCTGCGACGCATTCCGCGTGAAGGTCGAGACGATTGCCTGGTGTCGGCGGCGCAAGCAGCCGCTGGTCGTCGTCGGATCGGCCGGCGGTCGCGTCGATCCAACCCTGATCCGCGTGCGTGACCTGTCGAAGACCGAACACGACGCACTGCTTGCCTTGGTGCGCAAGAAGCTGCGCGAGGAGTTCGGTTTTCCACGCGGGCCCAAGCGCTATTTCAGCGTGCCTGCCGTGTATTCACTCGAGAACGTGCGCTATCCGCAGGCCGACGGCAGCGTATGCGGCACGCGGCCAGTGACCAACGACGGCGGCATGAGGCTCGATTGCGGTGCCGGCCTTGGCGCTGCGACCCATGTAACCGCGAGCTTCGCGTTCGCAGCGGTCGCGCGCGCGCTGGAGAAATTGCTGGATGCCAAAGACCCGCAGGAGCCCGTTCACGGGCGACCGGGCGTGGCGACGATGCAAAAGCATAGCCCCTGA
- a CDS encoding TatD family hydrolase → MHDLVDSHSHIDVAAFAGDRDAAIARAHAAGVRRQIVPAIAAAGWGPLRALCGARAGLHPAYGLHPMYIEEHRPDDLDALAEWASDEDCVAIGECGLDFHVEGLDARAQRHYFLGQLELARELGLPVIVHARKAVDEVIATLRRVGGLRGVVHSFSGSREQAEHLWRLDFMLGIGGPVTYERAQRLRGIVASMPLEFLLLETDSPDQPLATHRGERNEPAHLVDVLDCVARLRNVDADMIATATTRNAERLFGL, encoded by the coding sequence ATGCACGACCTCGTCGACAGCCACTCGCACATCGACGTTGCTGCTTTTGCCGGCGACCGTGACGCCGCCATCGCCCGGGCGCACGCGGCCGGCGTTCGACGCCAGATCGTACCCGCGATCGCGGCAGCTGGCTGGGGGCCATTGCGCGCGCTGTGCGGGGCACGGGCCGGCCTGCACCCGGCCTATGGCCTGCATCCGATGTATATCGAGGAGCATCGCCCGGATGATCTTGACGCCCTCGCGGAATGGGCGTCCGACGAGGATTGCGTGGCCATCGGCGAATGCGGCCTCGACTTCCATGTCGAGGGCCTCGATGCACGGGCCCAGCGCCACTATTTCCTGGGCCAGCTCGAACTCGCACGCGAACTCGGACTGCCGGTGATCGTGCATGCACGCAAGGCCGTCGACGAAGTCATCGCCACGCTGCGCCGCGTCGGCGGGTTGCGTGGCGTGGTGCACAGCTTCTCCGGCAGTCGAGAACAGGCCGAACACTTGTGGCGCCTCGACTTCATGCTCGGCATCGGTGGCCCGGTCACGTATGAACGCGCGCAGCGCCTGCGCGGCATCGTTGCCAGCATGCCGCTAGAGTTCCTGCTGCTCGAAACCGACTCGCCCGACCAACCGCTGGCCACGCATCGCGGCGAACGCAACGAACCTGCACATCTGGTCGACGTGCTCGACTGCGTGGCGCGCCTGCGCAATGTCGATGCCGACATGATCGCAACGGCGACCACGCGCAACGCCGAGCGCCTGTTCGGCCTGTAG
- a CDS encoding magnesium transporter, protein MHDRTMLSDELRDMDADAAARRLATLADGEIGDVLLALGPGRALAILDRFSPDRRTRIAAATSDDYEQWHENRNWPEGSVGRIMEPVPVTFVADARVADVLERLRPMATRTLMTYVFVVAGEGKLAGVVTFREMVFATPDARLDEIMVARPFSLQPDTALVDAMREVVHRHYPVYPVCNAEGCLIGVVRGAVLFAEQAFEISAQAGSMVGVEKEERLTTSWPRSLRFRHPWLQLNLIATFITATVVGLFQDTINQIVLLAVFLPVLSDQCNNTGCQALAVTLRGMMFGELKRGQGWRLLAKECWLGLANGSLTGFVGGLAMYLLARFQGNPDAPTLALITWAAMAGSCGLAGVVGAGVPQILRRLGADPATASSIFLTKATDVVSLAMFLGLAAWLLAR, encoded by the coding sequence ATGCACGACCGCACCATGCTGTCCGACGAGTTGCGCGACATGGACGCCGATGCGGCCGCGCGGCGCCTCGCAACCCTGGCCGATGGCGAGATCGGCGACGTACTGCTGGCGCTGGGGCCCGGCCGCGCGCTGGCGATACTGGATCGCTTCAGCCCCGATCGCCGCACGCGCATTGCCGCCGCCACCAGTGACGACTACGAGCAATGGCACGAAAACCGCAATTGGCCGGAGGGATCGGTCGGGCGGATCATGGAACCGGTGCCGGTAACGTTCGTCGCCGATGCGCGCGTCGCCGACGTGCTCGAGCGCCTTCGTCCCATGGCCACACGCACGTTGATGACCTATGTCTTCGTCGTCGCCGGGGAAGGCAAGCTGGCCGGCGTGGTCACCTTTCGCGAGATGGTGTTCGCCACGCCCGACGCGCGCCTCGACGAGATCATGGTCGCACGCCCGTTCTCGCTGCAGCCGGATACGGCACTGGTCGACGCGATGCGCGAGGTCGTGCATCGGCACTATCCGGTCTATCCGGTCTGCAATGCAGAGGGTTGCCTGATCGGTGTCGTCCGCGGCGCCGTGCTGTTCGCCGAACAGGCCTTCGAGATCAGCGCCCAGGCGGGCTCGATGGTCGGTGTCGAGAAGGAGGAACGCCTGACCACCTCGTGGCCGCGCAGCCTGCGCTTCCGCCACCCGTGGCTGCAGCTCAACCTCATCGCCACCTTCATCACCGCGACGGTCGTCGGCCTGTTCCAGGACACGATCAACCAGATCGTCCTGCTCGCCGTGTTCCTGCCGGTACTTTCGGACCAGTGCAACAACACCGGCTGCCAGGCACTGGCCGTCACCCTGCGCGGCATGATGTTTGGCGAACTCAAGCGCGGCCAGGGTTGGCGCCTGCTCGCCAAGGAATGCTGGCTCGGCCTGGCCAACGGTTCGCTGACCGGCTTCGTCGGCGGCCTCGCGATGTACCTGTTGGCACGGTTCCAGGGAAATCCGGATGCCCCGACCTTGGCCTTGATCACCTGGGCGGCGATGGCCGGCAGTTGTGGCTTGGCCGGCGTCGTTGGCGCCGGGGTACCACAGATACTGCGTCGCCTCGGCGCCGATCCGGCCACCGCGTCGAGCATTTTCCTGACCAAGGCCACCGACGTCGTCAGCCTGGCCATGTTCCTCGGCCTCGCTGCCTGGCTGCTCGCGCGCTGA
- a CDS encoding glycine zipper 2TM domain-containing protein: MFKRILVVGVVVAVAAAFMPAQTAEARDGYYRRGCDTCGRVVAIESAGRRDNRVGGGAVLGAIVGGALGNQVGKGDGRKAATVVGALAGGAIGHDIEKQGRRSNYYYRISVRMDRDGRIRTYDQHDVYGLRRGDRVYIDRGEVIPAR, translated from the coding sequence ATGTTCAAACGCATTTTGGTGGTGGGCGTCGTTGTTGCCGTGGCTGCCGCGTTCATGCCGGCGCAGACGGCAGAGGCGCGCGATGGTTACTACCGTCGTGGTTGTGACACATGTGGGCGCGTTGTCGCCATCGAGTCGGCCGGGCGTCGCGACAACCGCGTTGGTGGCGGTGCCGTTCTCGGCGCGATCGTTGGTGGTGCGCTCGGCAACCAGGTCGGCAAGGGCGATGGCCGCAAGGCGGCCACGGTCGTCGGCGCGCTTGCCGGTGGCGCGATCGGTCATGACATCGAGAAGCAGGGGCGTCGTTCGAACTACTACTACCGAATCTCGGTGCGAATGGATCGCGATGGCCGCATCCGCACCTATGATCAACATGACGTGTACGGACTGCGCCGCGGCGATCGTGTCTACATCGATCGCGGTGAGGTCATCCCTGCGCGGTGA
- a CDS encoding cell wall hydrolase, protein MKLAWLLWLASILPQHDADRTCLAAMIYLEARSESQLGQAAVAEVAMRRRESGRWGDDVCRVVNAPGQFAVATTNKNYMLRNPQAWKKAWLVADNMLRMWERPKDKREFVVPDASHFVAEEFASPSWATGERIATIGAHSFYRVN, encoded by the coding sequence ATGAAACTGGCTTGGCTGCTCTGGCTGGCTTCGATCCTGCCGCAACACGATGCCGACCGTACATGTCTGGCGGCGATGATCTATCTCGAGGCCCGCAGCGAGTCACAGCTGGGCCAGGCTGCGGTCGCCGAAGTCGCGATGCGCCGCCGTGAAAGTGGACGCTGGGGCGACGACGTTTGTCGCGTCGTCAATGCACCAGGTCAGTTCGCCGTGGCCACGACCAACAAGAACTACATGCTGCGCAACCCTCAGGCATGGAAGAAAGCCTGGCTTGTTGCCGACAACATGCTGCGGATGTGGGAACGGCCGAAAGACAAGCGCGAATTCGTCGTGCCTGACGCCAGCCACTTCGTCGCCGAGGAATTCGCCTCACCAAGCTGGGCCACGGGCGAGCGCATCGCCACCATCGGCGCGCACAGCTTCTATCGCGTCAACTGA